From a region of the Enterobacter cancerogenus genome:
- the argS gene encoding arginine--tRNA ligase — MNIQALLSEKVSQALIAAGAPADCEPQVRQSAKVQFGDYQANGVMAVAKKLGMPPRQLAEQVLTHLDLTGIASKTEIAGPGFINIFLEPAFLASHVDAALKSDRLGVSQPEPQTIVIDYSAPNVAKEMHVGHLRSTIIGDAAVRTNEFLGHKVIRANHVGDWGTQFGMLIAYLEKQQQENAGEMALADLEGFYREAKKHYDEDEAFAERARSYVVKLQGGDQYFLEMWRKLVDITMSQNQLTYNRLNVTLTRDDVMGESLYNPMLPGIVADLKAKNLAVESEGATVVFLDEYKNKEGEPMGVIIQKKDGGYLYTTTDIACAKYRYETLHADRVLYYIDSRQHQHLMQAWTIVRKAGYVPDSVPLEHHMFGMMLGKDGKPFKTRAGGTVKLSDLLDEALERARRLVAEKNPDMPADELEKLANAVGIGAVKYADLSKNRTTDYIFDWDNMLAFEGNTAPYMQYAYTRVLSVFRKANIDESALANATVTITEDREAQLAARLLQFEETLAVVARDGTPHVMCSYLYDLAGLFSGFYEHCPILSAESDSVRNSRLKLAQLTAKTLKLGLDTLGIETVERM; from the coding sequence GTGAATATTCAGGCTCTTCTCTCAGAAAAAGTCAGTCAGGCACTGATTGCCGCAGGTGCGCCTGCGGATTGCGAACCGCAGGTTCGTCAGTCAGCAAAAGTACAGTTTGGCGACTATCAGGCTAACGGCGTGATGGCAGTGGCTAAAAAACTGGGCATGCCACCGCGACAGCTCGCTGAGCAGGTACTGACGCATCTGGATCTCACCGGCATTGCCAGCAAAACCGAAATTGCCGGCCCGGGCTTTATCAATATCTTCCTGGAGCCTGCGTTCCTGGCAAGCCACGTTGACGCGGCCCTGAAATCTGACCGTCTGGGTGTTTCCCAACCAGAGCCGCAGACCATCGTGATCGACTACTCCGCCCCGAACGTGGCGAAAGAGATGCACGTGGGCCACCTGCGCTCCACCATCATCGGTGATGCCGCCGTGCGCACCAACGAGTTCCTCGGCCACAAGGTGATCCGTGCGAACCACGTGGGCGACTGGGGTACACAGTTCGGCATGCTGATTGCTTACCTGGAAAAACAGCAGCAGGAAAATGCGGGTGAAATGGCGCTGGCAGACCTGGAAGGGTTCTACCGTGAAGCCAAAAAGCACTACGATGAAGACGAAGCCTTCGCCGAGCGCGCGCGCAGCTACGTAGTAAAACTGCAGGGCGGCGATCAATACTTCCTCGAGATGTGGCGCAAGCTGGTGGATATCACCATGTCCCAGAACCAGCTCACCTACAACCGCCTGAACGTCACGCTGACCCGTGACGACGTGATGGGTGAAAGCCTGTACAACCCAATGCTGCCGGGTATTGTGGCGGATCTGAAAGCCAAAAACCTGGCGGTTGAGAGCGAAGGCGCAACGGTGGTGTTCCTTGATGAGTACAAAAACAAGGAAGGCGAACCGATGGGCGTGATCATCCAGAAAAAGGATGGCGGCTACCTCTACACCACTACCGATATCGCCTGCGCAAAATACCGCTACGAAACCCTGCACGCCGACCGCGTGCTGTACTACATCGATTCCCGTCAGCACCAGCACCTGATGCAGGCGTGGACTATCGTGCGTAAAGCGGGCTACGTGCCTGATTCCGTTCCGCTGGAACACCACATGTTCGGCATGATGCTGGGCAAAGACGGCAAGCCGTTCAAAACCCGCGCCGGTGGCACGGTTAAACTTTCTGACCTGCTGGACGAAGCGCTGGAACGCGCCCGCCGTCTGGTGGCCGAGAAGAACCCGGACATGCCTGCCGATGAGCTGGAAAAACTGGCGAACGCCGTCGGTATCGGTGCGGTGAAATACGCGGATCTCTCCAAGAACCGCACCACCGACTACATCTTCGACTGGGATAACATGCTGGCGTTTGAAGGTAACACGGCACCGTACATGCAGTACGCTTACACCCGTGTGCTCTCGGTGTTCCGCAAAGCCAATATCGACGAAAGCGCGCTGGCTAACGCCACGGTCACCATCACGGAAGATCGTGAAGCGCAGCTGGCCGCGCGTCTGCTGCAGTTCGAAGAGACGCTGGCGGTTGTCGCGCGTGACGGCACCCCGCACGTAATGTGTTCCTATCTGTACGATCTCGCAGGCCTGTTCTCTGGCTTCTACGAGCACTGCCCTATCCTGTCGGCAGAGAGCGACTCGGTACGCAACAGCCGCCTGAAGCTGGCGCAGCTTACGGCGAAGACCCTGAAGCTGGGTCTGGATACCCTGGGTATCGAAACCGTAGAACGTATGTAA
- the bglB gene encoding beta-galactosidase BglB, which yields MKVWPVKHSPLLCQPVRFIARDELKSLIHKVTHNLVNIHDKTGEFLLRLDDGRVIDTKGWAGWEWTHGVGLYGIWQYYCQTGDETMRDIIDGWFAARFAEGATTKNVNTMSPFLTLAYRYEETRNPAWLPWLESWAEWAMNEMPRTEHGGMQHITLAEENHQQMWDDTLMMTVLPLAKIGKLLNKPEYVEEAVYQFLLHVQNLMDRETGLWFHGWNFDGNHNFARARWARGNSWLTIVIPDFLELVDLPENNAVRRYLVQVLNAQIAALAQCQDDSGLWHTLLDDPDSYLEASATAGFAYGILKAVRKRYVGAEYAEVADKAIRGIVNNISPEGELLQTSFGTGMGSDLEFYRQIPLTSMPYGQAMAILCLTEYLRKYF from the coding sequence ATGAAAGTTTGGCCTGTCAAACATAGCCCATTACTGTGTCAGCCTGTGCGTTTTATCGCGCGGGATGAACTGAAATCGTTGATTCACAAGGTGACCCATAACCTGGTGAACATCCACGACAAAACCGGCGAGTTTTTGCTGCGGCTGGACGACGGGCGCGTGATCGATACCAAAGGCTGGGCAGGCTGGGAGTGGACGCACGGCGTGGGGCTGTACGGAATCTGGCAGTACTACTGCCAGACCGGCGACGAGACGATGCGCGACATTATTGACGGCTGGTTTGCCGCGCGTTTTGCCGAAGGCGCGACCACCAAAAACGTCAATACCATGTCGCCATTCCTGACCCTGGCCTACCGCTATGAAGAGACGCGCAATCCGGCCTGGCTGCCGTGGCTGGAGAGCTGGGCGGAGTGGGCGATGAATGAGATGCCGCGTACCGAGCATGGCGGTATGCAACACATCACGCTGGCGGAAGAGAACCACCAGCAGATGTGGGACGACACGCTGATGATGACGGTGCTACCGCTGGCGAAAATCGGCAAGCTGCTCAACAAGCCGGAGTATGTGGAAGAGGCGGTGTATCAGTTCCTGCTGCACGTCCAGAACCTGATGGACAGGGAAACCGGCCTGTGGTTCCACGGCTGGAACTTCGACGGCAACCACAACTTTGCCCGTGCCCGCTGGGCGCGCGGCAACAGCTGGCTGACTATCGTCATCCCGGACTTCCTTGAGCTGGTCGATCTGCCTGAAAACAACGCTGTGCGTCGGTATCTGGTGCAGGTGCTGAATGCACAAATTGCGGCGCTGGCGCAATGTCAGGACGACAGCGGACTATGGCATACGCTGCTCGACGATCCGGACTCGTATCTGGAGGCGTCGGCCACGGCAGGGTTTGCCTACGGGATCCTCAAAGCGGTGCGTAAGCGCTATGTCGGCGCGGAGTATGCGGAGGTCGCCGATAAAGCGATTCGCGGTATCGTGAACAATATCTCGCCGGAAGGGGAGCTGCTGCAAACGTCGTTCGGGACGGGGATGGGCAGCGATCTTGAGTTCTACCGGCAGATCCCGCTGACGTCGATGCCGTACGGGCAGGCGATGGCGATTTTGTGTTTAACGGAATATTTGCGAAAGTACTTCTGA
- a CDS encoding VOC family protein → MANWHSIDELHDISADLPRFTQAFTELATRLGLDIAPLEADHISLRCHQNATAERWRRGFEQCGELLSENIINGRPICLFKLHEPVCVAHWRFTVVELPWPGEKRYPHEGWEHIEIVLPGEPDGLNARALALLSDEGLSKPGIFVKTSSPKGERERLPNPTLAVTDGQVTVKFHPWTIEQIVASEASEL, encoded by the coding sequence ATGGCGAACTGGCACTCGATTGACGAACTGCATGATATTTCCGCAGATTTACCGCGCTTCACCCAGGCGTTCACAGAACTTGCCACCCGCCTCGGTCTGGATATTGCACCGCTTGAGGCCGATCACATCTCTTTACGCTGCCATCAAAACGCGACGGCCGAGCGCTGGCGTCGTGGATTTGAACAGTGCGGCGAGTTGCTTTCTGAAAACATCATTAACGGGCGGCCAATTTGTCTGTTCAAACTGCATGAACCGGTCTGTGTGGCGCACTGGCGCTTCACGGTGGTGGAACTGCCCTGGCCGGGTGAAAAACGCTATCCGCACGAAGGCTGGGAGCATATCGAAATTGTTCTGCCGGGCGAGCCTGACGGCCTGAATGCCCGTGCGCTGGCGCTGTTATCTGACGAAGGCTTAAGCAAGCCGGGGATCTTTGTCAAAACGAGTTCCCCGAAAGGCGAACGCGAGCGTTTGCCTAACCCGACGCTGGCGGTCACCGACGGACAGGTGACGGTGAAATTTCATCCGTGGACGATAGAGCAGATTGTCGCCAGCGAAGCTTCAGAGTTGTGA